From a single Arachnia propionica genomic region:
- a CDS encoding MalY/PatB family protein, with protein sequence MAIFDIPLETLRRRRSIKWARFAPDVLPLFVAEMDARPVPAVVDVLSRMVAEGDTGYPELPDYQEAFASFASDVWDWDIDPTTVSLACDVMTGMREMTLATTKPGDAVVINPPIYPPFRAVCNETGRRIIEVPTTEAGRLDLDALEVAFEKEHPAAYLLCSPHNPSGVVHTAEELARVMELANAHNVAVICDEIHAPLSGAEHTPLHQVPGGERAFVVTSASKSWNLAGLKAGLIIPGAEVADVVKGLSGYVPESASYLGVVAHATALTEGRDWLAEASAEIRENKQHFADELHRAIPELTYTPSQGTYLAWLDCSPLGLDHAGQHFFEKAKVRFGQGTDYAPSAAQFVRVNLATSKEIISEAVHRMAASL encoded by the coding sequence ATGGCCATTTTCGACATCCCCCTTGAGACCCTCCGCAGGCGGCGCAGCATCAAATGGGCCCGGTTCGCGCCCGACGTGCTGCCGTTGTTCGTCGCGGAGATGGACGCCAGGCCGGTGCCTGCGGTGGTGGATGTCCTCTCGCGAATGGTCGCCGAGGGTGACACTGGCTACCCGGAGCTGCCCGACTATCAGGAGGCATTCGCGTCCTTCGCCTCCGATGTCTGGGACTGGGACATCGATCCGACGACGGTGTCGCTGGCCTGCGACGTCATGACGGGTATGCGGGAGATGACTCTGGCGACCACGAAACCCGGCGACGCCGTCGTCATCAACCCGCCGATCTACCCGCCGTTCCGGGCGGTCTGCAACGAGACGGGACGCCGCATCATCGAGGTCCCCACCACCGAGGCGGGACGCCTGGATCTCGACGCCCTGGAGGTCGCGTTCGAGAAGGAACATCCCGCCGCCTACCTGCTGTGCTCCCCACACAATCCGTCGGGGGTGGTGCACACCGCCGAGGAACTCGCTCGGGTGATGGAGCTGGCGAACGCCCACAACGTCGCGGTCATCTGCGACGAGATCCACGCCCCCCTCTCGGGTGCGGAACACACCCCCCTCCACCAGGTGCCAGGTGGCGAGCGGGCGTTCGTCGTGACGTCGGCGTCGAAATCGTGGAACCTGGCCGGCCTGAAGGCTGGGTTGATCATCCCAGGTGCGGAGGTCGCAGATGTGGTCAAGGGTCTCAGCGGCTACGTTCCAGAGTCGGCCAGCTACCTCGGGGTGGTGGCGCATGCGACGGCCCTGACCGAGGGTCGCGACTGGCTGGCGGAGGCCTCCGCGGAGATCCGCGAGAACAAGCAGCACTTCGCCGACGAACTCCACCGCGCCATTCCGGAGCTGACCTACACGCCCTCGCAGGGCACCTACCTGGCGTGGCTGGACTGCTCCCCTCTGGGCCTCGACCACGCGGGCCAGCATTTCTTCGAGAAAGCGAAGGTCCGTTTCGGCCAGGGCACCGACTACGCCCCGTCGGCAGCCCAGTTCGTGCGCGTCAACCTGGCGACGTCGAAGGAGATCATCTCCGAGGCGGTGCACCGGATGGCAGCATCGCTGTAA
- a CDS encoding Gfo/Idh/MocA family oxidoreductase: MESIRWGIIGAGSIADTVAGEFAFVPQAELAAVASRDLERSRRLARKHGIPAIHRDYRALIESDGVDVVYIATTHPHHRDIALAAISAGKAVMVEKSFTATLAGTEQVVEAATNAGVFAMEAMWTRFLPAVAAAREVVAWGRIGQVLGVQGDLCAFRFYDPNNRLWDPATGGGAVLDLGVYVISMAQDFLGNARDVHCVGRYAPNGVESAATINIAYTGGGTAALTCGFDVHGPGRMIILGTKGWVEVQPRFHHPTTISVHRSGVLPRIIEAKQIGRGYAHELMEVSDCLLAGQTQSATMPLSDTVEVMRVLESCLTQLGRPQEEAQIAI, translated from the coding sequence ATGGAGAGCATCCGATGGGGAATCATCGGGGCAGGGAGCATTGCGGACACCGTTGCGGGAGAGTTTGCTTTCGTGCCCCAGGCCGAACTGGCAGCGGTGGCTTCACGTGACCTGGAGAGGTCGCGGAGGCTCGCGCGTAAGCACGGAATTCCTGCGATCCACCGGGACTACCGGGCGTTGATCGAATCCGACGGCGTCGATGTGGTCTACATCGCGACCACGCATCCGCATCATCGCGACATCGCCTTGGCGGCGATATCCGCAGGAAAAGCGGTGATGGTGGAGAAATCCTTCACCGCCACCCTCGCCGGGACTGAGCAGGTGGTCGAGGCCGCAACCAATGCCGGAGTGTTCGCGATGGAGGCCATGTGGACCCGGTTCCTGCCCGCAGTGGCGGCTGCCCGAGAGGTCGTTGCGTGGGGAAGGATCGGGCAGGTGCTCGGCGTGCAGGGCGACCTGTGTGCCTTCCGGTTCTACGACCCGAACAACCGGTTGTGGGATCCGGCGACGGGCGGCGGGGCCGTCCTCGATCTGGGCGTCTACGTCATTTCCATGGCCCAGGACTTCCTGGGAAATGCCCGGGACGTGCACTGCGTTGGGCGGTACGCGCCGAACGGGGTGGAGTCGGCAGCGACGATCAACATCGCCTACACCGGCGGTGGCACTGCTGCCCTCACCTGCGGATTCGACGTCCACGGGCCGGGAAGGATGATCATCCTCGGGACGAAGGGATGGGTGGAGGTCCAGCCTAGGTTCCACCACCCGACGACCATCTCCGTTCACCGTTCGGGGGTGCTGCCGCGGATCATCGAGGCCAAGCAGATCGGCAGGGGATATGCCCACGAGCTCATGGAGGTCAGCGACTGTCTGCTCGCAGGCCAGACCCAGTCGGCGACGATGCCGCTGTCCGACACCGTCGAGGTGATGCGGGTGCTGGAAAGCTGCCTGACGCAGCTGGGCCGTCCACAGGAGGAGGCGCAGATCGCGATCTGA
- a CDS encoding sensor histidine kinase, which translates to MQFQEPARRMRRLMGFGVGLVTALQGLAPIEDLLTPGLDSLAASGLALMALAHLLAALGAFLDLPLAWPVAVTNTVGFWLAGASMWFGTGPVVWHSNLWVWTILIYLLLRRRDSHGPWILMTVGALAPMLALLPRLDWRQQLIDMNFTIVAIGIMALGYRTMQAQLQDLEDSVADDARRRSVERRTRLLESTRRENIRRVHDTLLHLFQQVASGRGEITREEVLRLGEESRAGLGTSDLDLEASPLLSALEQAVTNVGCPVALRVEDEASLPSKVTRNIAEATREAVRNVAKHVPGGTAQVTARATGSGCTVVISDWGPGFDPSEVPRSRMGIKEGIHGRMAEVGGHAAIHSDIVGGTAVTLTWHPIPHAARIGPSGRRWLSLIALPNLFGTGLLLTLKDVGPNLLMAWTLFAATVFVVALTSRVLRRRGLHIHEAILANTWGIGLLIANHAWVSVASDSNRYDLWTTGLTTALMVLTIPGRQWKEATGLMLANVTASIAGALGLFGQVLEGTDIGAPGAIITAGVVTLVLALGASDIGKHAHQAQEERTEEQLAEQLRNERVAEQEAWIAALDRICGPLFTGLYTGAVDPADPAVRVEARHVESRLRDALRLWPGGIHLATSLDRLRRMGWGCLLDVEQVEAFEATRFASLLNQLEPAVPGQHLTITRRQGTLVATVAEPGLTETRQAGLTGARILLTDPDFTQFSCEEDQP; encoded by the coding sequence ATGCAGTTTCAGGAACCAGCCAGAAGAATGCGCCGTCTCATGGGGTTCGGCGTGGGGCTGGTCACGGCCCTGCAGGGCCTGGCTCCCATCGAGGACCTGCTCACCCCCGGTCTGGACAGTCTCGCCGCATCCGGGCTCGCCCTCATGGCGCTGGCACATCTGCTGGCCGCACTCGGGGCCTTCCTCGACCTTCCCCTGGCCTGGCCCGTGGCCGTGACCAATACCGTTGGGTTCTGGTTGGCCGGCGCCAGCATGTGGTTCGGCACAGGCCCGGTGGTGTGGCACTCCAACCTGTGGGTCTGGACGATCCTGATCTACCTGCTGCTGCGAAGACGTGACAGTCACGGGCCCTGGATCCTCATGACAGTCGGCGCGCTCGCGCCAATGCTCGCGCTGCTGCCGCGTCTCGACTGGCGGCAGCAGCTCATCGACATGAATTTCACGATCGTCGCGATCGGCATCATGGCACTGGGCTACCGCACCATGCAGGCCCAGCTGCAGGACCTCGAGGACAGCGTCGCCGACGACGCCCGCCGCCGCAGTGTGGAACGACGCACCCGACTGTTGGAGAGCACCCGGCGGGAGAACATTCGTCGCGTCCACGACACCCTCCTGCACCTGTTCCAGCAGGTCGCGAGCGGACGCGGGGAGATCACACGTGAGGAAGTGCTGCGGCTGGGTGAGGAGTCGCGGGCGGGGTTGGGCACCTCCGACCTAGACCTGGAGGCCTCTCCCCTGCTGAGCGCTCTGGAGCAGGCCGTCACGAACGTCGGCTGCCCCGTCGCGCTACGCGTCGAGGACGAGGCCAGCCTGCCCTCCAAGGTGACCCGGAACATCGCCGAGGCCACCCGGGAGGCGGTCCGAAACGTCGCGAAACACGTTCCCGGCGGCACCGCCCAAGTCACGGCCCGCGCGACCGGCAGCGGCTGTACCGTCGTCATCAGCGACTGGGGTCCCGGATTCGATCCCAGCGAGGTTCCGCGCAGCCGCATGGGCATCAAGGAGGGCATCCACGGGCGCATGGCGGAGGTCGGTGGGCACGCCGCCATCCACTCCGACATCGTCGGCGGCACCGCCGTCACCCTCACCTGGCACCCGATCCCGCACGCGGCTCGCATCGGCCCCTCGGGTCGGCGGTGGTTGTCGTTGATCGCGCTGCCGAACCTGTTCGGAACGGGTCTGTTGCTGACGTTGAAGGATGTCGGGCCGAATCTGCTCATGGCCTGGACGCTCTTCGCGGCGACGGTGTTCGTCGTGGCGCTGACCAGCCGCGTGCTACGCAGGCGTGGTCTGCACATCCACGAGGCGATCCTGGCAAACACCTGGGGCATCGGATTGCTCATAGCGAACCACGCCTGGGTGTCCGTGGCTTCCGACAGCAATCGCTACGACCTGTGGACCACCGGCCTGACCACCGCCCTGATGGTCCTGACTATCCCGGGACGGCAGTGGAAGGAAGCCACCGGTTTGATGCTTGCCAACGTCACCGCCAGCATCGCGGGGGCGCTGGGACTGTTCGGGCAGGTCCTGGAGGGCACCGACATCGGCGCCCCCGGGGCCATCATCACCGCTGGCGTGGTGACGCTGGTGTTGGCGCTCGGGGCCTCGGACATCGGGAAACACGCCCACCAGGCACAGGAGGAACGCACCGAAGAACAACTCGCCGAGCAGCTCAGGAACGAGCGGGTGGCGGAGCAGGAGGCGTGGATCGCGGCGCTGGACCGGATCTGCGGCCCCCTGTTCACGGGGCTCTACACCGGGGCCGTTGACCCCGCCGATCCAGCCGTGCGCGTCGAGGCCAGGCACGTAGAGTCGCGGCTACGCGACGCCCTGCGGTTGTGGCCGGGGGGAATTCACCTGGCCACGTCCCTCGACCGGTTGCGTCGCATGGGGTGGGGATGTCTGCTCGATGTGGAACAGGTGGAGGCCTTCGAGGCCACGAGATTCGCCTCTCTGCTGAACCAGCTGGAGCCCGCCGTCCCGGGTCAGCACCTGACCATAACCCGTCGTCAGGGCACACTTGTGGCGACCGTTGCAGAACCGGGTTTAACGGAGACGCGACAGGCAGGCCTCACAGGTGCCAGAATCTTGCTTACCGATCCGGATTTCACCCAGTTCAGTTGTGAGGAGGACCAGCCGTGA
- a CDS encoding response regulator transcription factor has product MNIKVAVLDDHEFICRAISALGRDYPELEVVYTSTYPEEFQAWCLENHPDVAMVDLMLHGQLAGHETIRVLSQAGISCLAFTADHRRVPISMAMRAGARGLALKDESPDKHFETLREIHETGWSPSSAMAAALIEDAAELPALSAHELRCLRLASEGVPIKAIGRQFNPIISLSTVKTYLARAYEKYAAVGRPVGNTTAAATQTWEDGWFDLDGTTEPH; this is encoded by the coding sequence GTGAACATCAAGGTGGCAGTCCTCGATGACCACGAATTCATCTGCCGCGCCATTTCGGCGCTCGGTCGCGACTACCCGGAGTTGGAGGTGGTGTACACCAGCACCTACCCCGAGGAGTTCCAGGCGTGGTGCCTCGAGAACCATCCCGACGTGGCCATGGTGGATTTGATGTTGCACGGCCAGTTGGCCGGGCACGAGACCATTCGAGTACTGAGTCAGGCGGGCATTTCGTGCCTGGCCTTCACCGCGGACCATCGTCGCGTCCCAATCAGCATGGCCATGCGGGCCGGCGCCCGGGGACTCGCCCTGAAGGACGAGTCCCCGGACAAACATTTCGAGACGTTACGGGAGATCCACGAGACGGGATGGTCGCCGTCCTCGGCGATGGCGGCTGCGCTCATCGAGGACGCGGCGGAGTTGCCCGCCTTGTCGGCCCATGAGCTGCGCTGTCTGCGACTCGCCTCAGAGGGAGTTCCCATCAAGGCCATCGGTCGCCAGTTCAATCCCATCATCTCCTTGTCCACCGTCAAGACCTACCTGGCACGGGCCTACGAGAAGTATGCGGCTGTCGGCAGACCGGTCGGCAACACGACCGCAGCGGCTACCCAGACCTGGGAAGACGGCTGGTTCGATCTCGACGGGACGACGGAACCCCACTGA
- a CDS encoding aspartate kinase, with protein sequence MGRIVQKYGGSSVADAESIKRVARRIARTRADGHEVIIVISAMGDTTDELMDLALKVSPNPKSRELDMLLTTGERQSAALLAMALADLGVEAVSYTGSQAGILTTPTHGNARIIDITPGRVVRSLDEGSVVIVAGFQGVAQTTKDVTTLGRGASDTTAVALASALGADHCEIYTDVDGVYTADPRIVPSARRIAEIGYEEMMELAASGAKILHLRCVEYARRENVKVHVRSSFSDKLGTWVKPHDEVRKADNMEEAIITGVAHDRSEAKITVIGVPDQVGAAASIFEVISDAGINIDMIVQNVSRLSDVKTDISFTLPMSDGRKGIEALEANKHKIGFEEVLYDDQIGKVSIVGVGMRSHSGVTTTFFKALASEDVNLQMISTSEIRISVVVSTDEVDRAVRSAHAAFGLDDEEKAVVYAGTGR encoded by the coding sequence GTGGGACGCATTGTTCAAAAGTACGGCGGCTCCTCGGTGGCCGACGCCGAATCCATCAAACGCGTCGCCCGCCGGATCGCGCGCACGCGTGCGGACGGGCACGAGGTCATCATCGTCATCTCGGCGATGGGCGACACCACCGACGAGTTGATGGACCTGGCGCTGAAGGTGAGCCCGAACCCGAAGTCCCGTGAGCTGGACATGCTGCTGACCACGGGGGAACGCCAGTCGGCTGCGCTGCTGGCGATGGCCCTGGCCGACCTCGGTGTCGAGGCCGTCAGCTACACCGGCTCCCAGGCGGGCATCCTCACCACCCCCACCCACGGCAACGCGCGCATCATCGACATCACCCCGGGGCGCGTCGTGCGTTCCCTGGACGAGGGCAGCGTCGTCATCGTCGCCGGCTTCCAGGGGGTGGCGCAAACCACCAAGGACGTCACGACGCTGGGTCGCGGAGCCTCCGACACCACGGCGGTCGCACTGGCCTCGGCCCTGGGCGCTGACCACTGCGAGATCTACACCGACGTCGACGGCGTCTACACCGCCGACCCGCGGATCGTGCCGAGCGCCCGCCGGATTGCCGAGATCGGCTACGAGGAGATGATGGAGCTGGCAGCCTCCGGCGCCAAGATTCTCCACCTGCGCTGCGTCGAGTACGCGCGTCGCGAAAACGTGAAGGTCCACGTCCGTTCGTCCTTCAGTGACAAACTGGGCACCTGGGTGAAACCCCACGACGAGGTCAGGAAGGCAGACAACATGGAAGAAGCCATCATCACGGGCGTGGCCCACGACCGCAGCGAGGCCAAGATCACCGTCATCGGCGTCCCCGACCAGGTGGGGGCCGCCGCCTCCATCTTCGAGGTCATCTCGGATGCGGGCATCAACATCGACATGATCGTGCAGAACGTCTCCAGGCTCTCGGACGTGAAGACCGACATCTCCTTCACCCTGCCCATGTCCGACGGTCGCAAGGGCATCGAGGCACTCGAGGCGAACAAGCACAAGATCGGTTTCGAGGAGGTCCTCTACGACGACCAGATCGGCAAGGTCTCGATCGTCGGCGTCGGAATGCGGTCCCATTCGGGCGTGACCACCACCTTCTTCAAGGCCCTGGCCTCCGAGGATGTGAACCTGCAGATGATCTCCACCTCCGAGATCCGCATATCCGTGGTGGTCAGCACCGACGAGGTGGATCGCGCCGTCCGCAGCGCCCACGCCGCCTTTGGCCTGGACGACGAAGAGAAGGCCGTCGTCTACGCCGGAACGGGTCGCTGA
- a CDS encoding AAA family ATPase yields MLTRLQVDGFKNLLGLDVHFGPYTCIAGPNAVGKSNIFDAIEFLSLLADHTFLEATQRLRLRGGQVVDPRSLFWNNAESSDPVISFGVEMIVPSEVTDDFGREVSATTTFLRYDLTLRYLPPDPGSSQIGRIQLEHERLTHINLGDAPKHLPWTRGKKQFRDAVVRGRRAGAAYISTTQGEDGEAVVNVHQDGGSRGKPRPSAAARAPRTIVSTTTAADDQTILSARREMQQWRLLALEPSAMRAPDSTLVDPHPTTSGAHLAATLYRMAREQGDGVYAEVASEAAALTDIRDITVDYDERRDTLTLMASMGAGPRLPARSLSDGTLRFLTLCIMRVDDSFGGLLCMEEPENGIHPARIEAMVDLVRSLAVDPQDPPGPGNPMRQVMVNTHSPHFVRYHDDNLLAAVPTRVRRDGRIATTVQLRPLPGTWQAIQGARTVLKASLSDYLTEPENALLSLEEVS; encoded by the coding sequence ATGCTCACCCGACTCCAGGTTGACGGGTTCAAGAACCTGCTGGGACTCGACGTCCATTTCGGCCCCTACACCTGCATAGCGGGGCCCAATGCGGTGGGAAAGTCGAATATCTTCGACGCCATCGAGTTCCTGTCCCTGCTGGCCGATCACACCTTCCTCGAGGCCACCCAGCGCCTCAGGTTGCGCGGCGGGCAGGTCGTGGACCCGCGGTCCCTGTTCTGGAACAACGCCGAATCCAGTGATCCCGTCATCTCCTTCGGTGTCGAGATGATTGTTCCCTCGGAGGTGACCGACGACTTCGGTCGCGAGGTGTCGGCGACCACCACCTTCCTCCGCTACGACCTGACGCTGCGCTACCTCCCACCCGACCCGGGTTCCTCCCAGATCGGGAGGATCCAGCTCGAACACGAGCGCCTGACCCACATCAATCTGGGCGACGCCCCCAAACATCTTCCATGGACCCGCGGTAAGAAGCAGTTCCGCGACGCCGTCGTCAGGGGGAGGCGCGCCGGTGCGGCCTACATCTCCACCACACAGGGTGAGGACGGGGAGGCCGTGGTCAATGTCCACCAGGATGGGGGCAGCCGGGGAAAACCGCGCCCCTCGGCGGCCGCCCGGGCGCCGCGCACCATCGTGTCCACCACGACCGCCGCCGACGACCAGACGATCCTGTCGGCCCGCCGGGAGATGCAGCAGTGGCGGCTGTTGGCGCTCGAACCTTCCGCCATGCGCGCCCCGGACAGCACCCTGGTGGATCCTCACCCCACGACGTCGGGGGCGCACCTGGCGGCGACGCTGTACCGCATGGCCAGGGAACAGGGCGACGGCGTCTACGCCGAGGTCGCATCCGAGGCGGCGGCGCTCACCGACATCCGCGACATTACGGTCGACTACGACGAACGCCGCGACACCCTCACGCTGATGGCCTCCATGGGCGCCGGCCCGCGGCTTCCCGCCCGCTCCCTGTCCGACGGGACGCTTCGTTTCCTCACGTTGTGCATCATGCGCGTCGATGACTCCTTCGGAGGGTTGCTGTGCATGGAGGAACCCGAGAACGGCATCCATCCGGCCCGCATCGAGGCCATGGTCGATCTGGTCCGTTCCCTCGCCGTGGACCCGCAGGATCCGCCGGGGCCGGGAAATCCGATGCGCCAGGTCATGGTCAACACCCACTCCCCCCATTTCGTCCGCTACCACGATGACAACCTGCTGGCCGCGGTGCCCACCCGGGTTCGCAGGGACGGGAGGATCGCGACCACGGTGCAGCTGCGCCCGCTACCGGGTACGTGGCAGGCGATACAAGGAGCACGCACCGTCCTCAAGGCTTCCCTATCGGACTACCTGACTGAACCAGAGAATGCACTGCTGTCACTTGAGGAAGTCTCGTGA
- a CDS encoding DUF4276 family protein: MTGRSVSFAFLCEGSSDTGLIAHLETLLMHFGVQEATGMPDTRKGTIPARLRQLRAEGTEAGIDMVFIHRDSDDPDRKGREREIRRGVEESGFPHPFIPVIPVQETEAWLLLDEQAIRDVVACPKGKQPLRLPKPNAIEGTRNPKEILQKALLAASETSGRRLKKEKNSFKHHRRVLLQRLDPFGAVRNLPSWQCLERDIRRALAQLENQS, from the coding sequence GTGACCGGCCGGAGCGTTTCCTTCGCATTCCTGTGCGAAGGCTCATCCGACACGGGACTCATCGCACACCTGGAAACCCTGCTGATGCATTTCGGCGTCCAGGAAGCCACCGGCATGCCAGACACCCGGAAGGGCACGATTCCCGCCCGGCTACGGCAGCTGCGCGCGGAGGGAACAGAAGCTGGGATCGACATGGTATTCATCCACCGGGACTCCGACGATCCTGACCGTAAGGGACGGGAACGCGAGATCCGCCGCGGAGTTGAGGAAAGCGGTTTCCCGCATCCGTTCATCCCTGTCATTCCGGTCCAGGAAACCGAGGCCTGGCTTCTCCTGGACGAGCAGGCGATCCGGGACGTCGTGGCCTGTCCAAAAGGGAAACAACCCCTGAGGCTGCCGAAACCGAATGCCATCGAAGGCACCAGAAATCCCAAGGAAATCCTGCAGAAAGCACTTCTCGCGGCAAGTGAGACAAGCGGACGACGGTTGAAGAAGGAGAAGAACAGTTTCAAACATCACCGCAGGGTGTTGCTGCAACGCCTCGATCCCTTCGGCGCCGTGCGGAACCTGCCATCCTGGCAGTGTCTGGAGCGCGACATCCGGCGGGCGCTGGCGCAGCTCGAGAACCAGAGCTGA
- a CDS encoding type II toxin-antitoxin system prevent-host-death family antitoxin, translating into MSVFSITDANRVGISGLVSSAESGRMVTLSRHGKPVAEIVSREEMDLLRRDRETLRDVVLVMTRMVTDSGNRTELDDAMEAFGINRDELESEIRSGLHTLP; encoded by the coding sequence GTGAGCGTGTTCTCCATAACCGATGCGAACCGCGTCGGAATCTCCGGGCTCGTCAGTTCTGCGGAATCCGGGCGGATGGTGACCCTGTCCCGTCACGGAAAACCTGTTGCCGAGATCGTTTCCCGGGAAGAGATGGACCTTCTCCGTCGCGACCGGGAAACTCTCCGCGATGTCGTCCTCGTCATGACCCGGATGGTCACCGATTCGGGCAATCGGACGGAGCTCGACGACGCGATGGAGGCTTTCGGAATCAACCGGGATGAACTCGAATCCGAGATCAGGTCCGGCCTGCACACCCTGCCGTGA
- a CDS encoding ATP-binding protein → MENTLTTTIRPGNLTGTTRPKGSWSPLGRPGKPRGQTPPSQPDRSRAREHAPAQKGTTRSRRLTTTVTHHIDNCHCGCECVTVPLTEQKLSEFLDSLRVHRGDSTSVEVKRARGGLPGSLDTTVCAFANMPEGGRILLGIDEASGFRVTGIANPAELAAALVNQARTAVTPTPHIDTYSVNVAGVPVLVADVSPLPLMERPATVRGQAYLRQADGDYTMQEHELRMLRARQLLEPQFRDHDKQEVPGQTIDDLVPALVEKYITSVRAGDRRLADRTDAEILRRTGVLTASGEPTLAGFYALGDYPQGLMPSLTVTAAVQFPTGTGARNRDLQHFTGPIPALLEDIMIWCHRNLTSARTYREDGHMTERPELPLTAVRELVANALVHRDLGPESVGMGKSIQIRITSTALMVISPGGLRGISLKQLESDDHAQSAVNQHLYAIARRLRTEDGLPIIEGEGGGIREVFRAAAQAGLRPPTLIDTGVQFKAMLWRPEPPEATVQTPPAASPEKTPAPRKTGTGSQNEIRVLASLRHLGDASLRAVQEDTGLTARQVRYALRGLVSSGSVEMVGKQGVRGTRYQLTGGSTRLRSAQSRKSSPKGQKSS, encoded by the coding sequence ATGGAGAACACGCTCACGACGACAATTCGACCTGGAAATCTAACTGGAACAACGAGGCCGAAGGGATCGTGGTCGCCACTCGGCCGCCCAGGAAAGCCCCGCGGACAGACGCCCCCGTCGCAGCCGGATCGGTCACGAGCACGGGAACACGCCCCCGCTCAGAAGGGCACCACCCGGTCGCGCAGACTGACAACCACAGTGACACACCACATTGACAATTGTCACTGTGGATGCGAGTGTGTCACTGTGCCCCTCACGGAACAGAAACTGTCAGAGTTCCTGGATTCGCTCCGCGTTCATCGCGGCGACTCGACCTCGGTGGAGGTCAAACGTGCACGGGGCGGTTTGCCCGGCTCGCTCGACACAACCGTGTGCGCATTTGCGAACATGCCTGAGGGCGGAAGGATCCTGCTTGGAATCGATGAGGCGTCGGGTTTCAGGGTCACTGGAATAGCCAACCCCGCTGAGCTGGCGGCCGCGCTCGTGAACCAAGCACGGACAGCGGTCACCCCAACGCCTCACATTGACACTTACAGTGTCAATGTGGCTGGTGTTCCCGTCCTGGTGGCGGATGTGTCTCCTCTGCCGCTCATGGAACGACCGGCCACGGTTCGGGGGCAGGCCTACCTGCGTCAGGCGGATGGTGATTACACCATGCAGGAACACGAACTTCGCATGCTGAGGGCCAGACAACTTCTCGAACCCCAGTTCCGCGATCATGACAAGCAGGAGGTCCCCGGCCAGACCATCGACGACTTGGTGCCCGCGCTCGTCGAGAAGTACATCACCTCAGTCAGAGCGGGAGATCGAAGGCTGGCGGACAGAACCGACGCAGAAATCCTGCGTCGCACAGGTGTGCTCACCGCATCCGGTGAACCGACGTTGGCGGGTTTCTATGCGCTGGGGGACTATCCACAAGGCCTGATGCCCAGCCTCACCGTGACAGCGGCCGTCCAGTTTCCCACGGGCACCGGGGCACGCAACCGCGACCTACAACACTTCACAGGTCCGATTCCGGCTCTGCTGGAGGACATCATGATCTGGTGTCATCGCAATCTGACCTCAGCCAGGACCTACCGCGAGGACGGGCACATGACCGAACGACCCGAACTCCCCCTGACAGCGGTCCGGGAGCTCGTCGCCAACGCTTTGGTGCATCGCGACCTGGGCCCTGAGAGCGTCGGCATGGGCAAGAGCATTCAGATTCGGATCACTTCCACGGCTCTGATGGTGATCAGCCCTGGGGGGCTCAGGGGCATCTCCCTCAAACAGCTGGAAAGCGATGATCATGCCCAGTCAGCGGTCAATCAGCATCTCTACGCCATCGCCAGACGCCTCAGAACCGAGGACGGGCTTCCGATCATCGAGGGAGAGGGCGGCGGTATTCGTGAGGTATTCCGTGCGGCTGCGCAGGCCGGGTTGCGACCCCCGACACTGATCGACACCGGAGTGCAGTTCAAGGCCATGCTGTGGCGCCCGGAGCCACCCGAAGCGACAGTTCAGACACCACCGGCGGCATCACCGGAGAAAACTCCTGCTCCGAGGAAGACCGGGACCGGATCCCAGAACGAAATCCGGGTGCTGGCGTCGCTGCGTCATCTCGGCGACGCATCGCTCAGGGCCGTTCAGGAAGACACCGGCCTGACCGCCCGGCAGGTGCGATACGCGCTGCGCGGGCTGGTGTCATCTGGTTCGGTGGAGATGGTCGGCAAGCAGGGAGTGCGCGGAACCAGGTACCAGCTCACGGGGGGATCCACCCGGTTGCGCAGCGCTCAATCCCGGAAATCGTCCCCGAAGGGGCAGAAATCGAGTTAA